One stretch of Muribaculum intestinale DNA includes these proteins:
- the istA gene encoding IS21 family transposase, which produces MLHMEEKTSIILSHRREGMSIREIARRNGMSRKTVRKYLREFEREAGPSPTEREVDDYLLTRPKYDSSGRVRRVVTDDVRRRIDGFIARNRENVAAGLHKQQMRKLDMWRRLQDDGVRIAYSTVCQYVRALEAAPKSQEKPAKAYIRQDYEPGFRCEFDWGVLTLWIGGVRTRLHMAVFTLDHSNMRKAYLFSREDTLALMEAHRNCFRELGGTPRVMAYDNMRTAVKKFLGRDREHTDALLRMEVHYCFTPHFCNPRSGWEKGKVERSVEYIRRRAFSFEVRFDSLDAAQTHLAAVCDRLNTEASNMSAEEKRLRIQADLAALRPLDHGDIGCFEQRLYRVGKYSTITVDGVHYSVPDRLVGSQVAVKLYSERIVVLYGRDKVANHARSRRSGDWVIDLMHYLGTFLRKPAALGRSVALQQVHPSVAALYREHFRESPRSFIELLVFTRDNNLAYTDIVRAATSLSSRGLQRLSSEQIQAQMISAEGHMQSTADIAATNVPDPQQAEIESSASHTLDMLSSFMEYTRASQAD; this is translated from the coding sequence ATGCTACACATGGAGGAAAAAACATCCATTATTCTGTCTCATCGCCGCGAGGGGATGAGCATCCGCGAGATAGCGCGCCGCAACGGCATGAGCCGCAAGACCGTGCGCAAGTATCTGCGCGAGTTCGAGAGAGAGGCCGGCCCGTCACCGACAGAGCGGGAGGTTGACGATTATCTGCTGACCAGGCCGAAGTATGACAGCAGCGGACGCGTCAGGCGTGTTGTGACCGATGATGTCCGCCGTCGCATCGATGGTTTTATCGCCCGCAACCGGGAGAACGTCGCTGCCGGATTGCACAAGCAGCAGATGCGCAAGCTCGATATGTGGCGACGTCTTCAGGACGATGGCGTGCGTATCGCCTATTCCACAGTATGTCAGTATGTCCGTGCGCTGGAGGCAGCGCCGAAGTCGCAAGAAAAGCCTGCAAAGGCATATATCCGTCAGGACTATGAGCCTGGATTCCGTTGCGAGTTCGACTGGGGCGTGCTTACCCTGTGGATCGGTGGAGTCAGGACTCGCCTTCACATGGCGGTATTCACCCTCGACCACAGCAATATGCGCAAGGCATATCTGTTTTCGCGCGAAGATACCCTGGCTCTTATGGAAGCCCACCGCAACTGCTTCCGGGAGTTGGGGGGCACCCCGCGCGTGATGGCCTATGACAACATGCGTACCGCCGTAAAGAAGTTCCTCGGGCGCGACCGCGAGCACACGGATGCGCTGCTGCGCATGGAGGTACACTACTGTTTCACACCCCATTTCTGCAACCCTCGCTCGGGATGGGAAAAAGGCAAGGTGGAACGTTCGGTGGAATATATCCGGCGTCGTGCATTCTCGTTCGAGGTCCGGTTTGACTCCCTGGATGCCGCGCAGACGCATCTGGCGGCAGTCTGCGACAGGCTCAACACAGAGGCGTCCAACATGTCGGCGGAAGAAAAACGCCTGCGCATACAGGCCGATCTGGCGGCGCTACGTCCGTTGGACCACGGTGACATCGGCTGCTTCGAGCAGCGGCTGTACCGCGTCGGAAAGTATTCAACGATAACCGTTGACGGAGTGCACTACTCTGTGCCCGACCGTCTGGTGGGCTCGCAGGTGGCGGTAAAGCTGTATTCCGAGCGCATCGTGGTGCTTTACGGACGCGACAAGGTGGCCAATCATGCCCGAAGCCGACGCTCCGGCGACTGGGTCATCGACCTGATGCATTATCTGGGTACATTCCTGCGCAAACCGGCCGCTCTGGGGCGGTCTGTGGCTCTGCAACAGGTACATCCGTCGGTGGCGGCGCTTTACCGCGAACACTTCCGCGAGTCTCCGCGAAGCTTCATAGAACTGCTTGTGTTCACCCGCGACAACAATCTGGCATACACTGACATCGTCCGTGCCGCCACAAGTCTTTCGTCCCGCGGGCTCCAGCGCCTCTCATCTGAACAGATACAGGCTCAGATGATCTCGGCGGAAGGACATATGCAGTCAACCGCCGATATCGCGGCAACGAACGTTCCCGACCCGCAACAGGCTGAAATAGAAAGTTCGGCAAGCCATACCCTTGACATGCTTTCATCATTTATGGAATATACCCGCGCATCGCAGGCAGACTGA
- the istB gene encoding IS21-like element helper ATPase IstB, with product MTDIHETDRDGLRELIRSCAFDLKLPLVRRDIDLLIQQSADEQWNLWRFTAELLRREKENRSENQRRHRIKNAGFPQLRYLNEIDTDALPADARKALPTLETLDFIKNGRNLILYGNPGTGKTHLATALGIAACNAGHSVLFTSVPRLLTQIRECRNALTLRSLENKFERYDMVICDEFGYVSCDKAGAEMLFNHLSLRTDKKTTVVTTNLAFNRWNEIIDDKVLVTAMVDRLTHKAILLNMTGKSYRMKETQEMMTQQI from the coding sequence ATGACAGACATACATGAAACAGACCGTGACGGACTTCGGGAGCTCATTCGCTCATGCGCTTTCGACCTTAAACTCCCGCTTGTGCGGCGCGACATCGACCTGCTTATACAGCAGAGCGCCGACGAACAATGGAACCTATGGCGGTTTACAGCCGAACTGCTCCGGCGCGAAAAAGAGAACCGCTCTGAAAACCAGCGCCGTCACCGCATCAAAAACGCAGGGTTCCCGCAACTTCGCTATCTTAACGAAATCGACACCGACGCTCTGCCCGCCGATGCCCGGAAAGCGCTCCCGACACTCGAGACACTCGACTTCATCAAAAACGGACGCAACCTCATTCTATACGGCAATCCCGGAACAGGCAAGACTCATCTGGCGACAGCTCTCGGTATCGCCGCATGTAATGCCGGACACTCGGTGCTGTTCACATCCGTGCCAAGACTGCTCACGCAGATACGCGAGTGCCGCAACGCTTTGACACTCCGGTCGCTGGAAAACAAGTTCGAGAGATACGACATGGTCATCTGTGATGAGTTCGGATACGTCTCCTGCGACAAGGCCGGCGCAGAGATGCTCTTTAACCATCTCTCCCTCCGCACCGACAAGAAGACGACCGTCGTCACAACCAATCTCGCCTTCAACCGCTGGAACGAGATTATTGACGACAAAGTACTGGTCACCGCAATGGTAGACCGCCTGACCCACAAGGCTATACTGCTTAACATGACAGGCAAATCATACCGCATGAAAGAAACTCAGGAAATGATGACTCAACAAATATAA
- a CDS encoding site-specific integrase — protein sequence MATITRSLSSKVNGNGESEIMLRLSVSRDLRLRLKSGIFVDPSRFRDGKFIMPRADRKTLANLQTISDNLVSLESRLVSLCVNTPQNLLSKEFFEDAIMRHNHPELFETAPVSMSFFDTFNEYLVTTQDGTKLSSHYRVLARLLERYEKYKRKSTRQNFALKLEEFTGEVVDAFKQFVIDEPKIYERFPSIYKDVSEVVKTKRKPRKPEQRGHNAVIAIMKRLRAFFNWCVKRGYITRTPFASCTSIGAEKYGTPYYISIEERDTIADHDFSDKPALAVQRDIFIFQCLIGCRVSDLIEMTPESIIDGAVEYMPNKTKGERPEVVRVPLNKRAMALVEKYEGVDKKGRLFPFISTQKYNDAIKSIFTACGITRIVTVLNPKTGEEERRPINEIASSHMARRTFVGNLYKKVKDPSLVGVLSGHKEGSKAFARYREIDEDIKKELVGLLD from the coding sequence ATGGCTACTATAACAAGGTCTCTTTCCTCTAAGGTAAACGGCAATGGCGAGTCCGAAATCATGCTCCGGCTATCGGTGTCGCGTGATTTACGCCTCAGGCTCAAAAGCGGCATATTCGTTGATCCGTCTCGATTTCGTGACGGGAAATTTATAATGCCGCGAGCCGACCGCAAGACGCTTGCAAATTTACAAACAATCAGCGATAATCTTGTCTCACTTGAGAGCAGATTGGTATCTCTATGCGTAAATACTCCCCAGAATCTTCTTTCAAAGGAATTCTTTGAGGATGCGATAATGCGCCACAATCATCCGGAACTGTTTGAGACGGCACCGGTAAGCATGAGTTTCTTCGATACCTTCAACGAATATCTTGTGACAACACAAGACGGCACCAAACTGTCGAGCCATTACCGCGTATTGGCGAGATTGCTGGAGAGATATGAGAAATACAAACGGAAATCGACGCGACAGAATTTCGCTCTCAAACTTGAAGAGTTTACGGGTGAAGTGGTGGATGCTTTCAAACAGTTCGTAATTGACGAACCGAAGATATACGAAAGATTCCCTTCCATATATAAGGATGTGTCTGAGGTTGTAAAGACCAAACGCAAGCCCCGCAAACCTGAGCAGCGGGGTCATAACGCAGTCATCGCAATCATGAAAAGACTGAGGGCGTTCTTCAACTGGTGTGTCAAGCGTGGTTACATTACCCGCACTCCCTTTGCCTCCTGCACAAGCATAGGTGCTGAAAAATATGGCACTCCATATTATATAAGCATCGAAGAACGAGATACAATCGCCGACCATGATTTCTCGGATAAACCGGCATTAGCAGTTCAACGCGACATCTTCATCTTTCAGTGTCTCATAGGATGTAGAGTCTCCGACTTGATAGAGATGACTCCGGAAAGCATTATCGACGGAGCCGTCGAATATATGCCGAACAAGACGAAAGGAGAACGGCCAGAGGTTGTTCGCGTTCCGTTGAACAAACGGGCAATGGCTTTGGTGGAGAAATACGAAGGTGTCGACAAGAAAGGTCGATTGTTCCCCTTTATCAGTACGCAAAAGTACAACGATGCAATCAAAAGCATTTTTACGGCCTGTGGAATAACGCGAATCGTTACCGTTCTCAACCCAAAAACCGGAGAAGAGGAACGTCGCCCAATAAATGAGATAGCCAGCAGCCACATGGCTCGCCGCACCTTTGTCGGCAATCTTTATAAGAAGGTAAAAGACCCCAGTCTTGTCGGTGTTTTGTCCGGACATAAGGAGGGTAGCAAAGCATTCGCCCGCTACCGTGAGATTGACGAGGACATCAAAAAGGAACTTGTCGGGCTGCTGGATTGA
- a CDS encoding YhcG family protein yields the protein MSKLIKTDAEYSRWIQELKERYRRSQIKAAAQVNCEMLRFYWSLGRDIVARDAENVYGSSFYRNLSQDLKEAIPESEGFSRQNLQYMKKMYLLYSELPTNCQQPVGNSKAEMCQQLVGISQCIKDDIIFSVPWGHHCTLIDKYFEKGERDTVLFYAHKVVEEGWSRNVLKSFIDTNLHLRQGKALTSFSRLLPAPDSDLAQELTKDPYIFDFTEMTEPYKERELKKALMSNISRFLLELGSGFAYVGEEYRLKVGHTEQFIDLLFYNIKLHAYCVIEVKTGTFGAGDIGQLGTYMTAVNHILKTEQDYPTIGLLICKDKDNVLAQYALESSSQPIGVAEFQLTKFIPDEFKSSLPSIEDIELELK from the coding sequence ATGAGCAAGCTGATAAAAACCGATGCCGAATACTCCCGGTGGATACAGGAGTTGAAAGAACGATACCGCCGCAGTCAGATTAAGGCCGCTGCCCAAGTGAACTGCGAGATGCTGCGCTTCTACTGGTCGCTCGGTCGTGACATCGTGGCTCGTGATGCCGAGAATGTTTATGGCAGCAGTTTCTATCGGAATCTCAGTCAGGATTTGAAAGAGGCTATTCCAGAATCAGAGGGCTTTTCTCGGCAGAATTTGCAATATATGAAGAAGATGTATCTTCTTTATAGTGAGCTGCCTACAAATTGCCAACAACCTGTTGGCAATTCTAAAGCCGAAATGTGCCAACAGCTTGTTGGCATATCTCAATGTATCAAGGACGATATTATCTTTTCTGTTCCGTGGGGACATCATTGTACTCTGATAGATAAATATTTCGAAAAAGGAGAACGGGATACCGTGCTATTCTATGCCCACAAGGTTGTAGAAGAAGGTTGGTCGAGAAACGTGTTGAAGTCATTTATAGATACCAATCTGCATCTTCGCCAGGGCAAGGCATTGACAAGTTTTTCTCGTCTACTGCCGGCTCCCGACAGCGACCTTGCCCAGGAACTGACCAAAGATCCGTATATCTTCGACTTTACCGAAATGACGGAGCCATATAAGGAACGGGAATTGAAAAAGGCTCTGATGTCAAACATATCTCGTTTTCTGCTTGAACTTGGATCGGGTTTTGCATACGTCGGGGAAGAATACCGTCTTAAAGTCGGGCATACGGAGCAATTCATTGATTTGCTGTTTTATAATATAAAATTGCACGCTTATTGTGTTATAGAAGTCAAGACGGGTACATTCGGAGCCGGGGACATTGGACAACTCGGCACATATATGACGGCTGTCAATCATATTCTGAAAACCGAGCAGGATTATCCGACCATAGGACTTCTGATATGCAAGGATAAAGATAATGTGCTTGCTCAATATGCGCTTGAATCGTCATCGCAGCCTATCGGCGTGGCAGAGTTTCAACTTACAAAATTCATCCCCGATGAATTTAAGAGTTCCCTGCCATCAATAGAGGACATTGAATTAGAGCTGAAATAA
- a CDS encoding relaxase/mobilization nuclease domain-containing protein: protein MFARILKIGTFHDVVGYVTRQFHDPKEYTPDTWRIIGSDNVFTSDYAKIVQSFETIHGFMPGKENPAGHISISFDNADAPRLTDEFMAQLAKEYLDGMGFKDTQYLIVRHLETEHPHFHIVYNRVNLHGKAVNERNNYKRSDKVVKALKDKYGLTYSPLKEKYEQKKPVFKTKISAAIYGCKSWDEFCRRLACAGIDVKFHDDHNTGEHIGVKFSDGDITLNGSKIDPAFTYRRLNNLFEFNRKHGHQQSDNATKQPNVTVEYAPSQKTSLIGDMMEATVGAIGNLFTLGPGFDPEEQAFQNAIKKEEAKRKRKSRKI, encoded by the coding sequence ATGTTTGCAAGAATCCTTAAAATCGGCACGTTTCACGATGTCGTGGGGTACGTGACACGACAGTTTCACGACCCGAAAGAATACACGCCCGACACATGGCGCATCATCGGAAGCGATAATGTTTTCACCTCCGACTATGCCAAGATTGTGCAATCCTTTGAGACGATACACGGATTTATGCCTGGCAAGGAGAATCCGGCGGGGCATATCTCCATCAGTTTTGACAATGCCGACGCTCCCCGGCTTACCGATGAATTCATGGCTCAACTCGCCAAAGAATATCTGGACGGAATGGGATTCAAGGACACACAATACCTTATCGTGCGTCATCTTGAAACCGAACATCCGCATTTCCACATCGTCTATAACCGTGTGAATCTTCATGGCAAAGCCGTCAACGAGCGAAATAATTACAAGCGGAGCGACAAGGTTGTCAAGGCTCTGAAAGACAAATACGGGCTTACATATTCACCTCTCAAGGAGAAATACGAACAGAAAAAGCCCGTGTTCAAGACAAAGATTTCCGCTGCCATATACGGCTGTAAGTCGTGGGATGAATTCTGCCGCCGTCTCGCCTGTGCCGGAATTGACGTGAAATTTCACGATGACCACAACACCGGCGAGCATATCGGTGTGAAATTTTCCGATGGCGATATTACGTTGAACGGCTCCAAAATCGACCCGGCTTTCACATATCGCCGACTCAATAATCTCTTTGAGTTCAACCGCAAGCACGGGCATCAGCAGTCAGATAATGCGACTAAGCAACCCAACGTAACCGTGGAATATGCTCCGTCTCAAAAGACCTCTCTTATCGGGGACATGATGGAAGCCACAGTCGGTGCAATCGGAAATCTGTTCACTCTCGGACCCGGCTTCGACCCGGAGGAACAGGCGTTCCAGAACGCAATCAAGAAAGAGGAAGCCAAACGTAAACGCAAATCAAGAAAAATCTGA
- a CDS encoding plasmid mobilization protein yields the protein MSKSPTRKGGRPSKPTDEKRTHVVTIKLTDAEHADLKKRSKAAGVKLAEYVRHGAFRLTIVSRLTEIEKEIARGILNLSSDFNQAMTCFHQLKLRSAANKLAAVVDWMFDILKKLRPNKETDYVCKNP from the coding sequence ATGAGTAAATCACCCACAAGAAAGGGCGGTCGCCCCTCTAAACCGACCGACGAGAAGCGCACCCACGTGGTGACAATCAAGCTGACTGATGCCGAACATGCCGACCTCAAAAAGCGGTCGAAAGCTGCCGGTGTAAAACTGGCAGAGTATGTCCGCCACGGAGCGTTCCGGCTCACAATCGTCAGCCGCCTTACCGAGATTGAAAAGGAAATAGCCAGAGGAATACTCAATCTCAGTTCCGATTTCAATCAGGCGATGACCTGTTTTCATCAGCTCAAACTCCGCAGCGCGGCAAATAAATTAGCGGCTGTCGTAGACTGGATGTTTGACATTCTCAAAAAATTAAGACCCAACAAGGAGACCGACTATGTTTGCAAGAATCCTTAA
- a CDS encoding DUF3408 domain-containing protein — MKSDNSINSTIAINATTTINSDNAVNNTTPANADNLFDNEQTATEATSVTATTEPPKQQRIGKQQRKSDYADFKATFLTPSKLMKRHPVNIEDSVWAKLERIARILGDRDTTVGSYINAVLSDHLRAYSPDIEVWRKL, encoded by the coding sequence ATGAAATCAGATAACTCTATCAACTCCACCATCGCTATCAACGCGACCACCACAATCAACAGCGATAACGCTGTTAACAACACTACTCCTGCCAACGCCGACAATCTGTTTGACAACGAGCAGACAGCAACCGAGGCAACATCTGTGACCGCCACAACCGAGCCGCCGAAACAACAGCGCATCGGCAAGCAACAGCGCAAATCGGATTATGCCGATTTCAAGGCCACGTTCCTTACACCGTCAAAGCTGATGAAGCGTCATCCGGTCAACATCGAGGACAGCGTATGGGCGAAGCTCGAACGCATCGCCCGTATCCTCGGCGACCGCGACACGACTGTCGGCAGCTACATCAACGCTGTCCTCTCCGACCACCTGCGAGCCTACTCCCCGGACATCGAAGTTTGGCGCAAACTATGA
- a CDS encoding DUF6371 domain-containing protein, with amino-acid sequence MNAHRFILQPYKGAATRHTCPACHKKRCFSRYIDTEKQISFPDDVGRCDHEQSCGYHLTPKDYFERNPEAKPLRSAFATPSAWRAKSTEQRKPTSFIASETVSQTLHGYEKNNLYLFLRSRFGAEDALRLIKDYRVGTSKHWPGSCVFWQTDINGSVRTGKVMLYDAETGKRVKEPFNHVTWVHSLLRLPDFNLRQCFFGEHLLPMNRGKPVAIVESEKTALVASYYLPEYVWLASSGKNGCFNSDALRVLKGHQVILYPDIGATDQWRQKLSLLRNLGIEASTFNYLEEIATDNERTAGLDIADYLLQIEPDQAVLQSMIRRNPILQKLIDDLQLTLVSVERYDPDTDAIHKPSNTEKQ; translated from the coding sequence ATGAACGCACACCGATTCATTCTCCAGCCCTATAAGGGAGCGGCGACACGGCACACTTGCCCTGCCTGCCACAAAAAACGCTGTTTCAGCCGCTACATCGACACCGAGAAACAAATCTCGTTTCCTGATGATGTCGGAAGATGCGACCATGAACAGAGTTGCGGTTACCACTTGACGCCGAAGGATTATTTTGAGCGTAATCCGGAGGCGAAGCCCTTGCGCTCCGCTTTCGCCACTCCGTCAGCATGGCGAGCCAAATCGACCGAGCAGCGAAAACCAACATCTTTTATCGCGTCAGAGACTGTTTCACAGACTCTGCACGGCTATGAGAAAAACAATCTCTATCTGTTCCTCCGCTCCAGGTTCGGAGCCGAGGATGCTCTCCGACTGATAAAGGATTACCGCGTCGGCACATCGAAGCACTGGCCGGGGTCATGCGTGTTCTGGCAGACCGACATCAACGGCAGTGTCCGTACCGGAAAGGTAATGCTCTACGATGCCGAGACTGGCAAGCGCGTGAAGGAACCGTTCAACCATGTTACATGGGTTCACTCGTTGCTCCGACTGCCCGATTTCAATCTGCGTCAGTGTTTCTTCGGAGAACACCTGTTGCCGATGAACAGAGGCAAACCTGTTGCCATCGTCGAGAGCGAGAAGACCGCACTTGTGGCATCGTACTATCTGCCCGAATATGTGTGGCTCGCTTCCAGCGGTAAAAACGGATGCTTCAATTCTGATGCACTCCGTGTTCTCAAAGGTCATCAAGTTATTCTGTATCCCGACATCGGCGCAACCGACCAGTGGCGGCAGAAACTGAGTTTGCTCCGCAATCTCGGTATCGAGGCAAGCACCTTCAACTATCTTGAAGAAATTGCCACTGATAACGAGCGAACAGCAGGACTTGACATAGCTGACTATCTCCTGCAAATCGAGCCTGACCAAGCTGTGCTGCAATCTATGATACGCCGAAATCCGATTTTGCAGAAACTCATTGATGACCTGCAACTCACTCTCGTGTCAGTCGAACGGTATGACCCGGATACTGATGCTATTCACAAACCCTCAAACACTGAAAAACAATGA
- a CDS encoding DUF3987 domain-containing protein produces MEKNTSNQKSVDPMLVLGKAVDMSVKIRGGDFPLGALPIKIQRIVMEAHDCYGYPVDYLAGAMLVAIGLGIGNTHFARLKGKWDESAILFMALVGRPGACKSHPLNFAIRPFTELDGVATRAYVKACEEYERQRELPIKERSEPHPVAPVCKRFLISDATPEAMLLIHSQNLRGICMWNDELAGWFKNFNRYNKGSDEEYWLKLFNANPSFSDRKGVKNSVYISRPFISVVGTIQNGILNELAQGSRTSNGFIDRLLFVMPHNQDKQPWSDKEPTFDIEAEWAEIIERLVAIPYETDTDGNVIANILPFAPDAKTRLYEWQRRNTEECNREECDALKGVYNKFDFHAIRFCLILQMARWACGEADRTEIDLLSVENAISLVDYFKSTARKVHGIISEMSLTEQQRAIIAALPDCFTTEEGIAVAKENGMPGRTFQDFLKRSVSLGNYFQREKHGHYSKL; encoded by the coding sequence ATGGAAAAGAACACATCTAACCAGAAATCAGTTGACCCGATGCTCGTTCTCGGCAAAGCCGTTGATATGAGCGTGAAAATCCGTGGCGGGGATTTCCCTCTGGGCGCGTTGCCGATTAAGATTCAGAGAATCGTCATGGAAGCGCACGACTGTTACGGCTATCCGGTGGATTATCTTGCCGGGGCTATGCTCGTGGCTATAGGACTTGGTATAGGAAATACCCATTTCGCACGGCTCAAAGGGAAATGGGACGAGAGTGCCATACTTTTCATGGCTCTTGTCGGAAGACCGGGAGCCTGCAAGTCACATCCGCTGAATTTTGCCATCAGACCGTTCACAGAGCTGGACGGTGTGGCGACACGCGCCTATGTCAAGGCGTGTGAGGAATACGAGCGTCAGCGCGAGTTACCGATAAAGGAACGCTCAGAGCCGCATCCCGTCGCCCCTGTATGCAAACGGTTCCTGATTTCAGATGCGACACCCGAAGCGATGTTGCTTATCCACTCGCAGAATCTGCGCGGCATCTGTATGTGGAATGATGAACTCGCGGGCTGGTTCAAGAACTTCAACCGATACAACAAAGGTTCTGATGAAGAATACTGGCTAAAGCTGTTCAACGCAAATCCATCATTCTCTGACCGCAAAGGAGTGAAGAATTCGGTATATATCAGCCGCCCTTTCATCTCGGTGGTGGGGACTATCCAGAACGGTATTCTCAACGAACTTGCGCAGGGAAGCCGCACATCAAACGGTTTTATCGACCGCTTGCTGTTTGTCATGCCCCACAATCAGGACAAACAGCCGTGGAGCGACAAAGAGCCAACTTTCGATATAGAAGCGGAATGGGCGGAGATAATAGAAAGGCTCGTCGCTATTCCATACGAAACGGATACAGACGGAAATGTCATAGCTAACATCCTACCCTTTGCGCCGGATGCGAAGACAAGACTCTACGAATGGCAGCGTCGGAACACCGAGGAATGTAACCGCGAGGAATGTGACGCGCTTAAAGGAGTTTACAACAAGTTCGATTTCCATGCAATTCGGTTCTGCCTGATATTGCAGATGGCGAGATGGGCCTGCGGCGAAGCCGACAGGACAGAAATAGACCTTTTATCCGTAGAAAATGCCATATCGCTCGTGGATTATTTCAAATCCACCGCCAGAAAAGTACATGGCATCATCAGCGAAATGTCGCTGACCGAGCAACAGAGAGCCATCATCGCCGCTCTCCCTGACTGTTTCACGACCGAGGAAGGGATAGCTGTAGCAAAGGAGAACGGTATGCCGGGGCGCACGTTTCAGGACTTTCTCAAACGGTCGGTATCATTAGGCAATTATTTCCAACGTGAGAAGCATGGGCATTATTCCAAACTTTGA
- a CDS encoding helix-turn-helix domain-containing protein: MIDFSNLSPEELTGLSITLPLAHLFEIVEHTAERVVDKFKEEILPAHKPVDQDPLIPRLEVMRILGVCSNTLRNWRRSKYLEATLVGGKVFYRTSAINTILDKYGKEHI; this comes from the coding sequence ATGATTGATTTTTCAAATCTCTCGCCCGAGGAGCTGACCGGACTTTCTATCACGCTCCCTCTGGCACACCTCTTTGAAATTGTCGAACACACGGCAGAACGTGTAGTGGATAAATTCAAGGAGGAGATTCTTCCGGCACATAAGCCCGTGGATCAGGATCCTCTCATTCCCCGCTTGGAGGTGATGAGAATCCTTGGAGTCTGCTCCAATACTCTCCGAAATTGGCGCAGGAGTAAATATCTTGAAGCCACCCTTGTCGGCGGCAAAGTCTTCTATAGGACATCGGCCATTAACACTATTCTCGATAAGTATGGAAAAGAACACATCTAA